One genomic region from Lacerta agilis isolate rLacAgi1 chromosome 13, rLacAgi1.pri, whole genome shotgun sequence encodes:
- the ADAM10 gene encoding disintegrin and metalloproteinase domain-containing protein 10, producing MVLLRVLVVLCSWAAGAGGQYGNPLNKHIRHYEGLSYDVDSLHQKHQRAKRAVSHEDQFLRLDFHAHGRQFNLRMKRDMSLFSDDFKLEISDKVLDYDTSHIYTGHIYGEQGSFSHGSVVDGRFEGFIKTHTGTFYIEPAERYIKDRALPFHSVMYHEDDIRYPHKYGPQGGCADHSVFERMRKYQMTGVEEPMNQQTSEESTNHGPEILRRKRAAQAEKNTCQLYIQTDHLFFRYYGTREAVIAQISSHVKAIDTIYQSTDFSGIRNISFMVKRIRINTTQDEKDPTNPFRFPNIGVEKFLELNSEQNHDDYCLAYVFTDRDFDDGVLGLAWVGAPSGSSGGICEKSKLYSDGKKKSLNTGIITVQNYGSHVPPKVSHITFAHEVGHNFGSPHDSGTECTPGESKNLGQKENGNYIMYARATSGDKLNNNKFSICSVRNISQVLEKKRNNCFVESGQPICGNGLVEQGEQCDCGYSDQCKDDCCYDANQPEDKKCKLKPGEQCSPSQGPCCTSSCTFRVFGAKCRNDSECAEEGRCNGNTSFCPTSAPKPNLTDCNRNTQVCINGQCAGSICEKYGLEECTCASTDAKDDKELCHVCCMEKMLPDSCASTGSAKWKNFFDHKTITLQPGSPCNDFKGYCDVFMRCRLVDADGPLARLKKAIFNPELYENIAEWIVIYWWAVLLMGIALIMFMAGFIKICSVHTPSSNPKLPPPKPLPGTLKRRRPPQTAQPPPRQRPRESYQMGHMRR from the exons GTCAATACGGAAATCCTCTAAATAAACACATAAGACATTATGAAGGCCTGTCATATGATGTGGATTCATTACACCAAAAACACCAGCGTGCCAAAAGAGCAGTATCGCATGAAGACCAATTTTTACGCTTAGATTTCCATGCTCATGGAAG ACAATTTAACCTTCGAATGAAGAGAGATATGTCTCTCTTTAGTGATGACTTCAAGCTAGAGATATCAGATAAAGTACTTGATTACGATACCTCCCACATATATACTGGGCACATTTATG gtgagCAGGGAAGCTTTAGCCATGGATCTGTTGTTGATGGAAGATTTGAAGGATTCATTAAGACTCACACTGGGACCTTCTATATTGAACCAGCAGAAAGATATATTAAGGACAGAGCCCTGCCTTTTCATTCAGTCATGTATCACGAAGATGATATTA GATACCCACATAAATATGGACCACAAGGTGGCTGTGCAGATCATTCCGTATTTGAAAGAATGAGAAAGTACCAAATGACTGGTGTAGAAGAGCCCATGAACCAG CAAACTTCAGAAGAATCTACCAATCATGGCCCAGAGATTTTAAGAAGAAAACGAGCTGCACAAGCTGAAAAAAACACTTGTCAACTCTATATTCAGACAGACCATCTATTCTTTAGATATTATGGAACAAGAGAAGCTGTGATTGCGCAG ATATCCAGCCATGTTAAAGCAATTGACACAATTTACCAGTCAACAGATTTCTCAGGAATCCGAAATATCAGTTTTATGGTGAAACGAATAAGA ATCAACACTACTCAAGATGAAAAAGACCCTACCAATCCCTTCAGGTTTCCAAATATTGGTGTGGAGAAATTTTTGGAACTCAATTCTGAGCAGAATCATGATGACTATTGTTTAGCCTATGTGTTCACTGATCGTGATTTTGATGATGGTGTCCTTGGATTGGCTTGGGTTGGAGCACCTTCAg GGAGCTCTGGTGGTATATGTGAAAAGAGCAAGCTTTATTCTGATGGCAAAAAGAAATCCTTAAATACTGGCATCATCACAGTACAGAACTATGGTTCCCACGTCCCTCCTAAGGTCTCTCATATCACCTTTGCACATGAAGTTGGACATAACTTTGGTTCTCCA CATGATTCTGGAACAGAATGCACTCCAGGAGAGTCTAAAAACTTGGGGCAGAAAGAAAATGGCAATTACATTATGTATGCaagagcaacatctggggacaaacttaacaacaacaaattctctaTCTGTAGCGTTCGGAATATCAGTCAAGTTCTTGAAAAAAAGAGGAATAATTGTTTTGTTG AGTCTGGTCAACCTATCTGTGGGAATGGATTGGTGGAGCAAGGAGAGCAGTGTGATTGTGGCTACAGTGACCAGTGTAAAGATGACTGTTGCTATGATGCAAACCAACCGGAAGACAAGAAGTGCAAACTAAAACCAGGCGAGCAGTGCAG CCCCAGTCAAGGTCCCTGTTGCACATCGTCTTGTACATTCAGGGTATTTGGAGCAAAGTGCCGAAATGATTCTGAGTGTGCGGAAGAAGGGAGGTGCAATGGCAACACTTCTTTCTGTCCAACATCTGCGCCGAAGCCTAACTTAACGGACTGCAACAGAAATACACAAGTTTGCATAAATGGA CAATGTGCTGGTTCTATCTGTGAGAAGTATGGCTTAGAAGAATGTACATGTGCCAGTACTGATGCAAAGGATGATAAAGAATTATGCCATGTGTGTTGCATGGAGAAAA TGCTTCCAGACTCCTGTGCAAGTACGGGATCTGCTAAATGGAAGAACTTCTTCGATCACAAAACTATTACCCTGCAGCCTGGGTCACCCTGCAATGATTTTAAAGGTTACTGTGATGTGTTCATGAGGTGTCGATTGGTAGATGCTGACGGCCCCTTAGCCAGGTTAAAGAAGGCCATTTTTAATCCAGAGCTATATGAAAACATTGCAGAATGGATCGtt ATATACTGGTGGGCTGTACTGCTTATGGGGATTGCGCTGATCATGTTTATGGCCGGTTTCATTAAGATATGCAGTGTTCATACCCCAAGCAGCAACCCAAAGCTGCCACCACCTAAACCTCTCCCAG GCACTTTGAAGCGAAGGAGACCGCCCCAAACTGCTCAGCCTCCTCCACGCCAGAGGCCCCGAGAGAGTTATCAGATGGGACACATGAGACGTTAA